In Phyllopteryx taeniolatus isolate TA_2022b chromosome 6, UOR_Ptae_1.2, whole genome shotgun sequence, one genomic interval encodes:
- the grinab gene encoding glutamate receptor, ionotropic, N-methyl D-aspartate-associated protein 1b (glutamate binding) isoform X2: MATDRTAYTLLDGGTPPQTSFLATSGPNMFADSPVGLPLPPPASAFGPGVPGAFATSKPASSPYFPPDYAFHDNVSADAYHCEDSEDPPPFDDNQDFGYGLDDKTIRRAFIRKVFLVLTAQLTVTFSFVMVFTFVGAIKVFAQENVWPYIVSYVTFFVCTCAISCCGNLRRKHPWNLVALSILTLSMSYMVGMIASYHDTDIVVIALGITAVVCFTVVIFSLQTKYDFTSCHGVMFVCLVVLILFGLLCIIIRNRILDIFYAGLGALLFTCFLAVDTQLLLGNKELSLHPEEYVFAALNLYTDIINIFIYILAIFGRARGS, encoded by the exons ATGGCCACGGATAGAACTGCATACACGCTACTAGACGGGGGGACCCCGCCGCAGACGTCGTTCCTGGCCACGTCAGGCCCGAACATGTTCGCGGACTCTCCCGTGGGTCTCCCTCTGCCTCCGCCGGCTTCTGCTTTTGGGCCTGGCGTACCTGGAGCCTTCGCTACGAGCAAGCCAGCATCCTCGCCTTATTTTCCGCCCGACTACGCCTTTCACGACAACGTATCCG CTGATGCTTACCACTGTGAGGACTCCGAGGACCCGCCGCCCTTTGACGATAACCAGGACTTCGGTTATGGATTGGATGACAAAACCATAAGAAGAGCTTTCATTCGAAAG GTCTTCTTGGTGCTAACTGCTCAGCTGACGGTGACGTTTTCCTTCGTGATGGTTTTCACCTTTGTGGGCGCAATCAAAGTGTTCGCCCAGGAGAACGTCTGGCCCTACATCGTGTCTTACGTCACGTTCTTTGTGTGCACGTGCGCCATCAGCTGCTGTGGAAACCTGCGTAGGAAACATCCGTGGAACCTGGTTGCATTA TCCATCCTGACTCTCAGTATGTCGTATATGGTGGGAATGATTGCCAGCTACCACGACACTGACATAGTAGTCATAGCGTTGGGCATCACAGCTGTGGTCTGCTTCACAGTGGTCATCTTCTCACTCCAG ACCAAGTATGACTTCACTTCGTGTCACGGCGTGATGTTCGTCTGCTTGGTTGTCCTCATCCTTTTCGGCCTCCTGTGCATCATCATACGTAACAGGATCCTGGATATTTTTTATGCTGGACTGGGAGCGTTGCTCTTCACCTGT TTCTTGGCAGTGGACACCCAGCTGCTGCTTGGCAACAAAGAACTGTCCCTGCATCCTGAAGAATACGTCTTTGCTGCACTTAACCTGTACACGGACATCATCAACATCTTTATATACATTCTTGCAATTTTTGGAAGAGCCAGGGGCAGCTGA
- the grinab gene encoding glutamate receptor, ionotropic, N-methyl D-aspartate-associated protein 1b (glutamate binding) isoform X1 produces MATDRTAYTLLDGGTPPQTSFLATSGPNMFADSPVGLPLPPPASAFGPGVPGAFATSKPASSPYFPPDYAFHDNVSGKQQQQRAFTSTFQTRECICCSLPADAYHCEDSEDPPPFDDNQDFGYGLDDKTIRRAFIRKVFLVLTAQLTVTFSFVMVFTFVGAIKVFAQENVWPYIVSYVTFFVCTCAISCCGNLRRKHPWNLVALSILTLSMSYMVGMIASYHDTDIVVIALGITAVVCFTVVIFSLQTKYDFTSCHGVMFVCLVVLILFGLLCIIIRNRILDIFYAGLGALLFTCFLAVDTQLLLGNKELSLHPEEYVFAALNLYTDIINIFIYILAIFGRARGS; encoded by the exons ATGGCCACGGATAGAACTGCATACACGCTACTAGACGGGGGGACCCCGCCGCAGACGTCGTTCCTGGCCACGTCAGGCCCGAACATGTTCGCGGACTCTCCCGTGGGTCTCCCTCTGCCTCCGCCGGCTTCTGCTTTTGGGCCTGGCGTACCTGGAGCCTTCGCTACGAGCAAGCCAGCATCCTCGCCTTATTTTCCGCCCGACTACGCCTTTCACGACAACGTATCCGgtaagcagcagcagcagcgtgcTTTTACGTCGACTTTCCAAACACGCGAATGTATTTGTTGTTCCCTGCCAGCTGATGCTTACCACTGTGAGGACTCCGAGGACCCGCCGCCCTTTGACGATAACCAGGACTTCGGTTATGGATTGGATGACAAAACCATAAGAAGAGCTTTCATTCGAAAG GTCTTCTTGGTGCTAACTGCTCAGCTGACGGTGACGTTTTCCTTCGTGATGGTTTTCACCTTTGTGGGCGCAATCAAAGTGTTCGCCCAGGAGAACGTCTGGCCCTACATCGTGTCTTACGTCACGTTCTTTGTGTGCACGTGCGCCATCAGCTGCTGTGGAAACCTGCGTAGGAAACATCCGTGGAACCTGGTTGCATTA TCCATCCTGACTCTCAGTATGTCGTATATGGTGGGAATGATTGCCAGCTACCACGACACTGACATAGTAGTCATAGCGTTGGGCATCACAGCTGTGGTCTGCTTCACAGTGGTCATCTTCTCACTCCAG ACCAAGTATGACTTCACTTCGTGTCACGGCGTGATGTTCGTCTGCTTGGTTGTCCTCATCCTTTTCGGCCTCCTGTGCATCATCATACGTAACAGGATCCTGGATATTTTTTATGCTGGACTGGGAGCGTTGCTCTTCACCTGT TTCTTGGCAGTGGACACCCAGCTGCTGCTTGGCAACAAAGAACTGTCCCTGCATCCTGAAGAATACGTCTTTGCTGCACTTAACCTGTACACGGACATCATCAACATCTTTATATACATTCTTGCAATTTTTGGAAGAGCCAGGGGCAGCTGA
- the rbm24b gene encoding RNA-binding protein 24b has protein sequence MHSAQKDTTFTKIFVGGLPYHTTDSSLRKYFEVFGDIEEAVVITDRQTGKSRGYGFVTMADRASADRACKDPNPIIDGRKANVNLAYLGAKPRVIQPGFAFGMPQIHPAFIQRPYGIPAHYVYPQAFVQPSMVIPHVQPSSATATAAAAATSPYLDYTGAAYAQYSAAAATAAAAAAAAYEQYPYAASPAPTGYMTAAGYGYTVQQPLAAAATPGAAAAAAAFSQYQPQQLQTDRMQ, from the exons ATGCATTCGGCCCAGAAAGACACCACCTTCACCAAGATCTTCGTGGGAGGTCTCCCCTACCACACCACCGACTCAAGTCTCAGGAAGTACTTCGAGGTGTTCGGGGACATCGAGGAGGCTGTGGTCATCACAGACCGCCAGACGGGCAAGTCCAGAGGTTATGGATTT GTGACCATGGCAGACCGGGCCTCCGCTGACCGAGCCTGCAAGGACCCCAACCCCATTATAGATGGCAGGAAGGCCAATGTGAACCTGGCCTACCTGGGAGCCAAGCCCAGGGTCATACAGCcag GCTTTGCATTTGGCATGCCTCAGATCCATCCAGCGTTCATCCAAAGGCCTTATGG GATCCCGGCTCACTATGTCTACCCTCAGGCCTTCGTCCAGCCCAGTATGGTGATCCCTCACGTACAACCCTCGAGCGCCACGGCAACAGCTGCCGCGGCCGCCACATCGCCGTACCTGGATTACACCGGAGCTGCCTACGCTCAGTACTCCGCCGCAGCTGCCACCGCTGCCGCAGCAGCTGCCGCCGCCTATGAGCAATATCCGTACGCGGCCTCCCCGGCCCCCACGGGCTACATGACCGCAGCCGGCTACGGCTACACGGTCCAACAGCCGCTCGCCGCCGCTGCCACCCCGGGGGCCGCGGCCGCCGCTGCCGCCTTCAGCCAGTATCAGCCTCAGCAGCTGCAGACGGATCGCATgcagtga